GTGCGGGCACAGGCGCGGGTCGGACCACAGGGACAGATCCAGGTGGCGCAGGTCCCAGGGCTCGATGGACGAGAGCCGCAGGCGGCGAACCGTCGTCTGGTCCAGGATCAGCCTGAGCAGCCCCGAAAGATCGGGCACCTCCGGCCGTAGTCGGTCGCGGCCATAGGCACCGATGTGCACCCCGGTGAGCACCACTTCCTGTCGTCCCTCCGCCACCAGTTGGCGCACCTCGGCCAACACGTCCCCGGCTGGGCGGCTGACCTGCTCGCCTCGCAGCCGCCACACCACGCAGTAGGAGCAGCGGTTGTCGCATCCTTCCTGCACCCGCACCAGAGCTCGGGCCCGCAGAGCGGGAGCAGCGCGGCCGTTAGCCGCGCTGGCAGGCGGAATGAAGTGCTCGGGGGCCTCAAGAAGGCGCCGTTTGGCCACGTTGTCCACTACCGCGTCGGCCAGACCGGCCGCACCGCCGAGATCGCGGTCGAGCTGGGGATAGCAGCCGGTGACGAGGATGCGCGCCCCAGGGCTCTCGCGGTGCAAGCGCCGAAGCAGCTGCCGAGACTTGCGCTCCGCCTCGGCCGTCACGGCGCAGGTGTTCAGCACCACGACATCCGCCAATCGCGCCTCGCTCACCATCTCGTGGCCCAGGCGGGCCAGGGCCCGCCGTAGCGCCGCCGCCTCGGCCTGGTTGAGGCGACAACCCAGTGAAGTGACGTAGATCGCTATTGCTGCCTCCCTCCGGCAGCGAGCGCGAACCCGAGGGCCTGGGCGCGCCTCTCCGCACTCCAAGCGCGATCCCCTCCGCGGGCCCTTGCGCCCATCAGGTTACAACCTGAGTCCGCCGAGTCAATGGTACCGGTGTACCGGGCTGGAGAGGAGAAGGCCTGGGCACAGCACGAAAACCTCCAGGTCCACTAGAGACCTGGAGGCGCTGCCGGCATAAGGATCGAGAGCGGGTGAAGGGATTCGAACCCTCGACTCTCTGCTTGGGAAGCAGATGCGCTACCGCTGCGCTACACCCGCACACTACCCCTAGGGGTGCCTGCCTGGCCCTGGCCCTACCGGTAGTAGGTCGCCAGTAGCACGTTTGTTCTGACACCATCAGTACACCATCACGTCGGGGCAAAGGAGCGGACGATGGGCAAGCGGAGTCCCGGCGAGGGCAGTGTCTTTCAGCGAAAGGACGGGCGTTGGCAGGCATCGCTCCAGGTGAACGGACGTCGGAGGGTAGTGTACGGAAAGACCAGAGCGGAGGCCAGTCGCAAGCTGGCCGAGCTCAGGCAGCAGGCGAGCGGTGGCGTCCTCCCCGACCCTGGCAGGCGGACCCTCTCGGACCTGATGGACGCCTGGCTGGAAACG
This genomic window from Anaerolineae bacterium contains:
- the mtaB gene encoding tRNA (N(6)-L-threonylcarbamoyladenosine(37)-C(2))-methylthiotransferase MtaB — translated: MECGEARPGPRVRARCRREAAIAIYVTSLGCRLNQAEAAALRRALARLGHEMVSEARLADVVVLNTCAVTAEAERKSRQLLRRLHRESPGARILVTGCYPQLDRDLGGAAGLADAVVDNVAKRRLLEAPEHFIPPASAANGRAAPALRARALVRVQEGCDNRCSYCVVWRLRGEQVSRPAGDVLAEVRQLVAEGRQEVVLTGVHIGAYGRDRLRPEVPDLSGLLRLILDQTTVRRLRLSSIEPWDLRHLDLSLWSDPRLCPHLHVPLQSGSDTVLGRMARRYSAAEYERAIARAREAIPDLAVTTDVIAGFPGESELDLEATVALSRRCGFARMHVFRFSPRPGTAAAHMPDQVPPEVIRDRAARLREVAAELAAGYEAGYVGRTMSVLWERKREGWWSGLTPNYLRVRTRHAEDLSGRATSTRLCRRDRYGLVGEVVREPHAPGDLALQLQ